AATTTTCATCAAAGTCTGCAAACATACAGTAACCAGCAAAAAAATCAAAGAACTCATGTTTACGATCTGCTTCCCCAAACGGAAGTAACATCCAAAAATCTTGAACAATGGGTCCATGTAAAAAATCATCAAAATCTAAAATGCTAAACCCATCAGGTGAGATTAATAAATTTCCTTTGTGACAATCTCCGTGAATCCTTTGGGAAGGGATTTGGTATTCGTTTGTTAATGATTCAAAGATTGAGAAAGCACTGCGGGCATTTTTTTCGTACCGTTCCGCCAAAGTTTGATTCGTGATGAATTTTTGATCCAAGATATATTGCAGCGCAGTGAGTCCATAACTTGGTATATCAAGTGATGGTCTACTTTTGATCTGACTTCGTTTCCCAACAGAATGGATCCTTCCGAGGAGTGCTCCCACTCGTTCCAAATCGTTTGATTGGATTTCTTCTACAATCCTTCCATTGCGTAAAGGCCAAATGGCAAAGTAAATTCCTTCCCATTCGAAGAGTGTTTTTCCATCAATTGCGATCGGTGCAAGAACAGGGATTTCTTCTGCCGCTAACTCTTGTAAAAAAGCATGTTCTTCTAGGATTTGTTTTTGGTTCCATTTCCCTGGTCGATAGAATTTAACAACAATCCTTCCTGCTTTCACAGTTTCGATATCGTAAACACGATTCTCAACACTATTTAATACAAAATACCTTCCGGTTGTTTCATACCCAAGGGATTCGATCGCATTTAAAATCGTATCGGGGGTTAATTGGTAAAAAGAATGATGAATGTTCAAGTGGATAATCAGATATGTTAGCTAACGATTTTATTACGTCCAGAAGACTTTGCTTCGTATAAATTTTTATCCGCGATTTTTAACAATTCATGATTCGAAGTAAATTCTGTTAAATCTCCACCAGCAACGCCACCACTAAACGT
This is a stretch of genomic DNA from Leptospira ellinghausenii. It encodes these proteins:
- a CDS encoding serine/threonine protein kinase; the protein is MNIHHSFYQLTPDTILNAIESLGYETTGRYFVLNSVENRVYDIETVKAGRIVVKFYRPGKWNQKQILEEHAFLQELAAEEIPVLAPIAIDGKTLFEWEGIYFAIWPLRNGRIVEEIQSNDLERVGALLGRIHSVGKRSQIKSRPSLDIPSYGLTALQYILDQKFITNQTLAERYEKNARSAFSIFESLTNEYQIPSQRIHGDCHKGNLLISPDGFSILDFDDFLHGPIVQDFWMLLPFGEADRKHEFFDFFAGYCMFADFDENWLKLIEPLRIIRFIHYAAWIGKRWEDPSFPSLFPHFGTEEYWLKETLDLENANRDLDDANPSPNAPKENTEPEMTNKDFFWDWDN